From one Anoplolepis gracilipes chromosome 10, ASM4749672v1, whole genome shotgun sequence genomic stretch:
- the Hex70c gene encoding hexamerin 70c, translated as MLKELLLLALAALCMSEGLVTGKTADLDFLHKQKKVYEMLLFVKQNTLTDMEFYEIGRNYNIESNIDMYNDKSIVQEFLYMYKNDDMLHRNAIFSPYYEEHRKEMKSLFKLFWSAKDFQTFYKTAAWARLHLNTGIFTSAFTVAVFYRPDCKYMTLPAPYEIYPNLFFDSNVIQQAHDIKMTRGMISTNMDNVDSYMIYANYSGNMVKPYFDDEYKLDYFMEDIGLNSFYYYVRKIMPFWLDMKDIKIPSYFRGYFYYFKHKQLLSRYYLERISNDMGDIEDFDWDKPFYPGYYSTLMYYNGMVMPQRSRDMNVPFYKYKYLKDIEAVEMRIMNAIDLGYVYDEDGKQVNVYTPKGLGIIANLIEGNVDSCNRRFYGMYDALARDILGFNVDYKDKNNVVPSALQCYSTSMRDPGFYRLVKRIMTYFFRYKKNLPHYTYDELNFPGVKFESVNVDKLVTYFDNCDTFINNALSVENFKEGMKLRVKVRRYCLNYKPFTYRFNVNSDKETKALLKIYLGPALDDVNKENDLSYLREYYKYFFEMDKFVVTLRQGTNTIERHSSDSIHTMPDLISYDKFHKKLEKALSGGEPFTYHEKFFTLPERLTLPKGKPEGMRFKMFFYLSTIDDSKITHVELPVFGKVMLDGKPLGFPLDRPMYPWKFFTPNMLIKDVDIYHMTETEKTMGF; from the exons ATGCTGAAGGAGCTCTTGTTGTTAGCGCTGGCAGCGCTATGCATGTCGGAGGGGTTGGTCACCGGTAAGACTGCCGATTTGGACTTTCTCCACAAGCAGAAGAAGGTCTACGAGATGCTGTTATTCGTCAAGCAGAACACCCTCACCGATATGGAGTTCTACGAGATTGGTCGCAACTATAACATAGAGAGCAACATAGATATGTACAATGACAAG TCAATCGTCCAAGAGTTCCTGTACATGTACAAGAACGACGACATGCTTCATCGCAATGCCATCTTCTCGCCATATTACGAGGAACACCGCAAGGAGATGAAGAGCCTCTTTAAGCTTTTCTGGAGCGCCAAAGACTTCCAGACCTTCTACAAGACTGCGGCTTGGGCGCGTCTCCATCTCAATACCGGCATCTTCACGTCCGCCTTCACCGTCGCTGTCTTCTACCGTCCCGACTGCAAGTACATGACGCTGCCGGCCCCCTACGAGATCTATCCCAATCTATTCTTCGACAGCAACGTAATCCAACAGGCTCACGATATCAAAATGACGCGCG GAATGATATCTACCAACATGGATAACGTCGACAGCTACATGATCTACGCGAACTACTCTGGAAACATGGTCAAACCCTATTTCGACGACGAGTATAAATTGGACTACTTTATGGAGGACATTGGGCTGAACAGCTTCTACTACTATGTCCGGAAAATAATGCCATTCTGGCTCGATATGAAAGACATCAAGATACCGTCCTACTTCCGCGGCTATTTCTATTACTTCAAACACAAGCAATTGCTGAGTCGTTACTATTTGGAACGCATCTCCAACGATATGGGCGACATCGAGGACTTTGATTGGGACAAGCCCTTCTATCCGGGCTACTATTCAACCCTTATGTACTATAACGGAATGGTTATGCCGCAACGCTCTCGCGACATGAACGTGccgttttataaatacaaatatctaAAG GATATCGAGGCTGTGGAAATGCGCATCATGAATGCCATCGATCTCGGCTATGTGTACGACGAGGATGGTAAACAAGTCAACGTCTACACTCCCAAGGGCTTGGGCATCATCGCGAATCTGATCGAAGGCAACGTGGACTCATGCAACCGACGCTTCTACGGAATGTACGACGCTCTCGCCAGGGACATCCTAGGTTTTAACGTTGACTACAAGGACAAGAACAACGTAGTCCCGAGCGCTCTCCAGTGTTACAGCACCTCCATGAGAGATCCAGGATTCTATCGCCTGGTCAAGAGGATTATGACGTACTTCTTCAG atataagaaaaatctgCCGCACTATACCTACGACGAATTGAACTTCCCGGGCGTGAAATTCGAATCTGTCAACGTTGACAAGCTGGTGACCTACTTTGACAACTGCGATACGTTCATCAATAATGCCCTCTCCGTGGAAAACTTCAAGGAGGGAATGAAATTACGCGTGAAGGTTCGCCGTTACTGCCTCAACTACAAACCCTTCACCTACCGCTTCAACGTCAACAGCGACAAAGAGACCAAAGCGTTGCTCAAGATCTACCTTGGACCCGCTTTGGATGACGTTAACAAGGAGAATGATCTATCATACCTTCGCGAGTACTACAAATACTTCTTCGAAATGGATAAATTTGTCGTGACGC TGAGACAAGGAACGAATACCATCGAACGTCATAGCTCAGACTCGATCCACACCATGCCTGACTTGATATCCTACGACAAGTTCCACAAGAAGCTGGAGAAGGCTTTGAGTGGCGGTGAACCATTCACCTACCACGAAAAGTTCTTCACTCTGCCCGAGCGTCTGACTCTGCCCAAGGGCAAACCTGAAGGCATGCGATTCAAGATGTTCTTCTACCTGAGCACGATCGATGAC